The window AGAGGGAAAGTAGAAGTTAGTCTGACCTGTCACCTATGTATCTCCCTTGTGTGAAGTAACCATGGAATAGCTCCTCAACAAGTTGATGCTGCTTATCTTGCCCTTGCTTTCCAGCAAAGTAGATTAACCTATGGCTCTCCACACTACTTCCCCTGTGATACCAACAATCATGCTACACTCACAAAATGCACATCACAAATCGGAAATGCAATTCTTCTATAAATTAGCTTACGTAAGTCCAGACATGTCGTAATCCAATCCAACACCCTCAAAAACCTACATAATGACAAACAAACTCTATTTACAAGCAAATGATCACATTATACCAAGAAAGAAATTGAAGGAGCAAAAGTGAACCTCTTTCATTCGAGCTGTTATTTGTTGAAACCGAGGGCCGAACTTCTTCTCAAAAATTTCCTTCTTAGCAACGCCCTCCTTGGGCGCAGAAGGGTCCAGCAAGAAAGGATGCCATTTCATCTGTAAATgttgaaatatatatgaatcAAACCATGTTTCTCACACTGTAGCTTCATTTTAgaacataattaatttaacttcAAAATATAGATGCATGAGTAAAATTTGTGAAACCTCAAAGGAGTATTTGTGATTTGAGGAAGCAATAGCTTTGTCAAGATTCTTCTTGCCCACATAACACCATGGGCACACGCTGTCGGAGGTGATATCAATTTGAATGAGTTTCTTCCCGCTGCTGCTGCTCATCCTTGTCAATCTACTGATAAAGTTCATCACTAACACTGAGCTGAGGCTATTCTATTCCAAACCATTTCTCAAAAAATAAGttgattttgagtttgatgaaTTAGACAAACTTGTTTTTCAAACTAATGTCTGTCAACTCATAAAGAGGTCTATATATGTTGTCACATTCCTTGTGCTTTTACAATATGCCACTCATCTGATGTGCATCGTGATGAGAGATGATGTTGTTGTATGGACAATCAAAACCATTTTCTGGCCTATGGAAAATTGTGTGGGTGTAGTGCATGTTAAACTAAAagctactactattaattatcaTGTAATCTACTAGTGTGTGCAAGGAACTTATGCTACACAACTTTATCTGAAGCTTCCACAATTACATGATCTCACAATTTACTTCCAAATGGATTTCCAGGTTCCTGACTAATTAATTGTGTATTTATGCAGCCTCCACCACCACAAAATTTACATTTAGATATATGCTAATATAAGATAGATAAACATCACTTCAATCATTTTAAGAACAGTTatagtatgattttattttgaaagcACATCGAAGAATCAAGCTTGACTTTCAAAAAGTGGAGTAAAACACATTGGAGCATAACTGtggaattaattattcaagaaGGGAGGAAACATAAAGCAGAAAGAAACATAATAACCTGGAAAACAGAGGAATTTGGAGATTGCGGAAATAGTACAAACGCATATAACCTTAACTGAATCAACTACTTCTCGTTTCTTCTCTGTGGTGCGCacttatatgaatatataatgtgcaatatctaaaattcaaccgaataaaagtaattttcCAATCGAATTGTATTAGTTTGAATGTTGactatacatatattaaatagCCTGCTTTCTAGAATAAGGagtattcaattataaaatatcgGCGAATCAAACATAAACTATTCGTCCtatacaatttaattttaagatatatAATCCTTATAGACTTCTTTCATATTAAGAGAGTGGATCGTGAATTATGAgctaaaaattttaattgactCAATAGTATAGCTTgcatgaaatggaaaagtacTAACACAATAGTATAACTTTAAATTTGGTTAGTCTTATAACAAATTTCATTATCGatataaagaaataattagaACCATTAATAGACTATTTTTcttatcaataattaattaattttaaaatggaactataaatttcaattagtAATTTCAAGCCGATAATTTTATGATAACAATtcttatgattataatatgGTGACTAGAGGGGTTAATGCCTCGAACTTTAGCTTCATATTCTACACAGAtcaatatttgtatttaatgtTGTGGAGTAGTTATTAAATAAGTTGATGGCATTTTGGGACTACTGTGCAATTAggccaatttttattttccaaactATTACTCCACctaataacttttttattttcgaaattgaaaatacacATATTATGATTTCAAACATTTTGAGTACTATTGTTTTAATACGCAAAAGGACTATCTAAGAACTTATCTCTAAAGTCTCAATacatttattgattttgacTTTTAAGATTGAATCGTGAATGAATgcccaaaattcaaatttcagttCCAAACTCatgtagaaaataaaaggaggCGAACTTGCAATACAATAAAAGGTACTGACATTATTAAAACTCATTAAAACCAAGTCTCATTAAGATTTAAACTTTAATATGgtatagtatttaaattgcaTTGAACTCTCGTATAAATAACATGCATGCCTATATCATTGTTTATATGAAGCAtgtcttttaaatttttatgtaaaGAAAAACCCCAGCTATTCCACATGTATTTCTATTCTCCTAGTTGTATTCaagtttatatatttgcaCTAGGAGTTGTGAATGTGTAATTTCGTTACAAATTTTAGCAAGCCCATCATTAATTCGTCCACCGACGAATGACACCCAAAGTAGTTTAGCTTTTGCATAATGGTGGAGCGAGAAATTGTAGTATCTTTCAAACAATACAATTATAGTATAGTACCATtgaaatagtaatataaatctaaatatgTGCGTGTCACAATTCCATTCCCCATTTTATTTGACTAATTTGCGATACTGTTTCCGcaaattaatttgtgattgAAATACACCGACTCCTATTTACCACCtatattttgcaattattaattatatagccCACCCGGCTAACTACATAAACATCCGATATTAATTACTTCACAAAATCCCACACTATATAAACACTACAccatgaacaaaaaaaaaacccatcACACCCTCGATCTAAAATTAGGATTCCAATCAAGCAAGCAAGCATTTATCATTATCACTTCACAAAATTGAACAAGATATGGGTGGTGTGATGAAGTTGATCGGCACGGTGCTCATTGCCGCTGCATTGATCGCGGCCATTGCTACACCAAGTGAGGCCGCGATAGGGTGCAGCGCGGTGGTTTCATACCTGAACCCATGCCTCCCCTATGTGAGCGGAAAAGGCCCCTTAGGTGGGTGTTGCGGTGGCATAAAGGGTCTCTATGGCTCCGCGAAAACGACGCCAGATAAACAGAGTGTTTGCAACTGCTTGAAATCACTTGCTGCTTCAAATTCAGGCATCGACGCCAGCAAGGCCGCCGGCCTCCCGGCCCAATGTGGCATCAACATCCCCTACAAGATCAGCCCTTCCACTGACTGCTCCAAGTAAGTAACcatgcatacatatatatgtactccatatattcTCATGAACTTGTACGTGTTTTTAAAgttggaattaattaatttaatgacaTATATGTTGTTACTATTTTGCAGGGTGCAGTGACCTATCTTGATGGTATGATTATGGTGCAACATTTGATATGTATTGCCGACAACCAACGTAGATATACTATGAATAAAGAGAGGCTTATTGGTTGTGAGATTTAATGGTTTCTTCCCATTGGATATGATGTACCAATATTATGAATGCGAGCTACTGTTTGTGTCTTTTATTTAACTGgagtgttttattttctattcatttgGCTTGTCTGgcttgtcatttttattttcattttatcgaGATTATTAATGATTCCACATTTACTGTGTCATAACAAGAATCTCTGATAGACATATACGACAAATAAGAATTATCTTACCAATTGAGCTATGTCTCTTCCTATATAGTTACCATCTTAAAttgtgattaataattttcttatttttccattcaaCAGTGCCGATAAAACATGCTCAAAGATGCCACgaaatataatttcaagatGAAGGACACTTAATGTATATGATCTCATAGTAGTGATATTGGGCAACCACTACTTATATACATAACTAAAGAACACGAATTTAGTTTATTGTAAGAGcgatttagttcattataaaGTCGTTTTAATTCAcaacacaaatttgaaaacacGCAGTAAACTGAATCTTTCACGGtaaattataatgaattaaatcgTTCTTAACTAAATTCGTATTATCTAGTTAtgcattttaaattagttatcCTCTTGATAATCTCCCTATGATCtcatactatattattatgaatGTTCAACTTGTAATATactcacaaataaaaaaaattaagataatattGATTATACTTGTTACTTGTACCATTTGGAAACAAGTTATGACTTTGAGCTTACCTATATCAGTTGAAGGTGTTGCCTGTATGGATCAAGGCGGGTGTGCTATCAAACTACTAGTCGAACATGATCCAAGCCCGATTGAAATG is drawn from Salvia hispanica cultivar TCC Black 2014 chromosome 6, UniMelb_Shisp_WGS_1.0, whole genome shotgun sequence and contains these coding sequences:
- the LOC125194324 gene encoding non-specific lipid-transfer protein 2-like, with product MGGVMKLIGTVLIAAALIAAIATPSEAAIGCSAVVSYLNPCLPYVSGKGPLGGCCGGIKGLYGSAKTTPDKQSVCNCLKSLAASNSGIDASKAAGLPAQCGINIPYKISPSTDCSKVQ
- the LOC125195861 gene encoding uncharacterized protein YwbO isoform X1; the encoded protein is MRLYYFRNLQIPLFSSRLTRMSSSSGKKLIQIDITSDSVCPWCYVGKKNLDKAIASSNHKYSFEMKWHPFLLDPSAPKEGVAKKEIFEKKFGPRFQQITARMKEVFEGVGLDYDMSGLTGSSVESHRLIYFAGKQGQDKQHQLVEELFHGYFTQGRYIGDRDFLVESAKKVGVEGAEEFLANPNNGMKEVNEELKKFSSNINGVPHYVINGKYQLSGGQPPEAFLRAFQSAAST
- the LOC125195861 gene encoding uncharacterized protein YwbO isoform X2, whose protein sequence is MRLYYFRNLQIPLFSRLTRMSSSSGKKLIQIDITSDSVCPWCYVGKKNLDKAIASSNHKYSFEMKWHPFLLDPSAPKEGVAKKEIFEKKFGPRFQQITARMKEVFEGVGLDYDMSGLTGSSVESHRLIYFAGKQGQDKQHQLVEELFHGYFTQGRYIGDRDFLVESAKKVGVEGAEEFLANPNNGMKEVNEELKKFSSNINGVPHYVINGKYQLSGGQPPEAFLRAFQSAAST